The Raphanus sativus cultivar WK10039 chromosome 6, ASM80110v3, whole genome shotgun sequence sequence AAGcgaattatgcagaatattggAGACAAGTTTTACAAGGGATCTTCAGCATGGCGCAAAGAATACCGTCAAGAATGAATCTCATAGGGCGGCTCAGGGTGATGCAGTTAGACATGAATTCTCATAAGGCAGGTAGAATGGTCAGCTGtaatatcgtctatgtaatatttctagTTGTTCCTATTAGCATAATAAAcccgacaaaaaaaattaataataaaaaaaacaatgagcGTTTCGACGTGCCGCAggtgtaatttttttaattagatattttatttcCACGCTAAAACCAgataacatttttctttttcttttttttgggaaaaaaaaaagataacatttttttaaaagaaaccaaaaaattgCAGGGTAAATTCGATACAGTTCGagttatattatgtttgatATACATgagtataaaataataagaaaccAGCCAGCTAAATACTTCTGAATCTATACGAGTATACCCGATCTCCCGGTTTGTTTCTAAAACCGCCAAGCTGACGTGGCAACTAAAGGCCTTCCGTGCCAACAAAGCACCAACTCTCCCTGTCGTTTCGCCACGTGGAACCCTCTGACTTGCGCTTTCTCCACTAAGCACTGAGCTTGGAAATCAACAAACTGGCTTAACGGAACCATCCTCATCCCCGCCGCACAAAACGCCTCCCGCCACGTCATCTCTCCACCACCATGTCTCTTGCTAACCGCTGCCGCTTCAACCGCCGCCGCGATTTTAGGCCGCAGCAAAAACGCTTCTATTATCTTCTTCCCCAAATCTCCGGTAGGAGCGGCTGCGTCGAGAGATTCCAACACCACCGTGTAAAACTCGAGCCCACTAACAAACTCTCTCTGAAACGATCCAGCTCCTGAGATTCCATTCCATCCTTCGCTATCGACCAAAACGACGACGTTTGGCGAAACTCGCCGTAAGTCGTTGACGAAACTGGAGACTCCGTTTAAACGGTGGAATATAACCGGAGAAATCAACACGACGGTTCTCTCTCCCTCTACGAATCTGATCGCTTTGAATGATAACATCTCGAACGTTCTCATCAGAACGAAATCAATCTGAAATCGGATTTTCAAATCGGCGGCGAACTGAGCAAGATTCTCCTTGACGAGACGCGTCTCCACGGCGAATTCCTCCGGTACAACCGCCGTGACTCTCAGAAACCCGCCGGTTACTGCTGATTTCTCGGCGATCTCTCTCATGAGCGACGCGTACTGACCGCCGAATCCGATCTCGAAATCGACGATGTGAGCGAACGGAGAGGAAGATTGGTGGAGAGAGTCGAGGATTGCTTGATTCGCGGTGAAGTGAGAGAAGAGAGGTATGGGAGATATAGTGGAGAACTCTTTGATTGCTCGGATTCTCTCGACGATCTCGGTCCATGAAGTTAACCGGTTTTTATTCCGGTTCGTACCGGATAGAAGTGAACCGAGAGCTTCCTTGAAGTAAAACGCTGCTCTCAGAAGCGGCCTACCTGTCGGAGACCTCAGCCGTTGATTGAGCCGTGACAATATCACATGAGCGTGTTGCAGCTCGTCCGAGTCCACACAGTCTACAACTCGGATGAGATCTTCAATGATATCAAATCCTCCTCCTTCGTTGTTATTGTTGTCGTTCCCGTACTCCGCCGGATTAAGCTGATCGGGAAAGCCAGGAAGCGGTGGATCAACGACGGCGAAGTGTGCAGGCGGAGGGAAATTGGGTTTCAAGTTAGGGGTAGAATCGTCATCTAACTCTAACTCTCTCATGATTGAATCCCAATCCATGGAACGCATCGCGTGATCATCTGACGGAAATTGATTATCAACACCACTTGCAGCTGAGACGAGTGGCTTCTCTTCCACCGCCGTGGGGCTTGGGCTTCTACGGAGGCCGAGCACGGAAGTGGGCTCGTCATAGGCAACAAGATTCTTTCCTCCTGAGTTGCTGTCCGATGAAGCAGGGACTCTCATGTCTTGTGAATGTAGAATTAGTAATCGGTTTTTCTTTCTCGAAGTTTGcgtgggagaagaagaaagggaaAGAGAGGAGGCCTTTTGCAAGGAAAATGATTCTTTACTTTTATGAAAATGAGGTTTCGATCACGAGATGTTCGAGCTCCACTATGCTGATGATGATCAGAAAGACAATTTTTTGACATAAGAAAATCAAGTTGTAGTTGTATATATAGGACTGCAGGTTCGGTCTGTCTAAAATTGTGTGCCGTATTGAACCAAAAAAAGTTTGATTGGGTATGTGATTAATTctgtgtgaaaaaaaaatctggaaaTTAATTGAAAATGTTCGATTTCGGATTATTTAGTTTCACTTTGAATATATATGTGGTtcttttggtttaaattttttagttaatttggttCAAAATTTGAGCTAGTTTGGTTAATCCccttcaaaattttggttaaaattgGTATAGTTATTCATTTTTTTACCTGAATGGAATGGACGaccatttttttcaaaattccctatatattaaagaaaaacatttttaaaagttataacatataat is a genomic window containing:
- the LOC108807441 gene encoding scarecrow-like protein 15, translated to MRVPASSDSNSGGKNLVAYDEPTSVLGLRRSPSPTAVEEKPLVSAASGVDNQFPSDDHAMRSMDWDSIMRELELDDDSTPNLKPNFPPPAHFAVVDPPLPGFPDQLNPAEYGNDNNNNEGGGFDIIEDLIRVVDCVDSDELQHAHVILSRLNQRLRSPTGRPLLRAAFYFKEALGSLLSGTNRNKNRLTSWTEIVERIRAIKEFSTISPIPLFSHFTANQAILDSLHQSSSPFAHIVDFEIGFGGQYASLMREIAEKSAVTGGFLRVTAVVPEEFAVETRLVKENLAQFAADLKIRFQIDFVLMRTFEMLSFKAIRFVEGERTVVLISPVIFHRLNGVSSFVNDLRRVSPNVVVLVDSEGWNGISGAGSFQREFVSGLEFYTVVLESLDAAAPTGDLGKKIIEAFLLRPKIAAAVEAAAVSKRHGGGEMTWREAFCAAGMRMVPLSQFVDFQAQCLVEKAQVRGFHVAKRQGELVLCWHGRPLVATSAWRF